A window of Elusimicrobiota bacterium contains these coding sequences:
- a CDS encoding SpoVG family protein, with product MEITEVRVFLRDEERLRAYATVTFDNAFVVRNMKIVKVNDKLIVSMPSRKMRDGTHKDIAHPINAEMRQKIEKAVMDAYEKELKNPHPLRLRETKSEFPAKEE from the coding sequence ATGGAGATTACAGAGGTACGGGTTTTTCTGCGGGATGAAGAGCGGTTAAGGGCATATGCGACGGTGACTTTTGACAACGCATTTGTAGTTAGGAATATGAAAATTGTCAAAGTCAATGACAAACTGATTGTATCTATGCCATCACGGAAAATGAGAGATGGGACACATAAAGATATAGCGCATCCGATAAATGCCGAAATGAGACAGAAGATAGAAAAAGCGGTTATGGATGCATATGAAAAGGAACTAAAAAATCCGCATCCGCTGAGACTGCGGGAAACAAAAAGCGAGTTTCCAGCAAAAGAAGAATGA
- a CDS encoding four helix bundle protein yields MLGLKERTYKFSLMIIKLVQNLPLNQVSKILGGQITRSATSVGANTEEAYSGLTKKDFSHSINIARKEANETRYWLRLLLNSGLIQKNEVDNLFKETDELISIFTSIVKKTRSSVILILAFNFLFFSCLYAQDILTLYQNAMESFYKKDYKKAIAVWEEILKIDPKQKNPPKLIEMARSKMLENVKPLLNEFQFQVEKGSYTYALEKVKQLLEIDPSNPTYQKHAEKLGKLVSTLTPALTDAGKINELIRKSITAYILGSKDERLPVLSSRYAWQLAPNAKLTEKTLIFMEKEYTTIARLEVMEGRKNVIEQKLATILEDIYDGKYEHAILECEIVIAIEPDNILVWKRLGSAYYALGKRVDAKLAWEKALKLDPSDKDIAKFYQKVK; encoded by the coding sequence ATGTTAGGTTTGAAAGAAAGAACATATAAATTTTCACTAATGATAATTAAATTGGTACAAAATTTGCCGCTGAATCAAGTTTCTAAAATTTTGGGTGGTCAAATAACCCGTTCTGCAACATCAGTTGGTGCTAATACTGAAGAAGCGTATTCTGGACTGACAAAAAAAGATTTTTCACACAGTATAAATATCGCAAGAAAAGAAGCGAATGAAACAAGATATTGGTTAAGATTATTGCTTAATTCCGGTTTGATACAAAAAAACGAAGTAGATAATTTATTCAAAGAAACTGACGAATTAATTAGTATCTTTACATCAATTGTTAAAAAAACACGTTCTTCCGTTATTTTAATTTTAGCTTTTAACTTTTTATTTTTTTCCTGCCTTTATGCACAGGATATCCTTACGCTCTACCAAAATGCAATGGAATCATTTTACAAAAAGGATTATAAAAAAGCGATAGCAGTATGGGAAGAGATATTAAAAATAGACCCGAAACAGAAAAACCCGCCGAAACTGATAGAAATGGCACGCTCAAAAATGTTAGAAAATGTAAAACCATTGCTTAACGAATTCCAGTTCCAGGTAGAAAAAGGTAGTTATACATATGCGCTGGAAAAAGTTAAGCAACTATTGGAAATAGACCCATCAAATCCGACATATCAGAAACATGCTGAGAAATTAGGCAAACTTGTTTCAACACTGACACCAGCGCTTACTGATGCAGGTAAGATAAACGAACTTATCAGAAAAAGTATAACCGCTTATATTCTTGGCAGTAAAGATGAACGGCTGCCTGTGCTCTCAAGCAGATATGCATGGCAACTCGCACCTAACGCCAAACTTACTGAAAAAACACTTATTTTTATGGAAAAAGAATATACGACAATCGCCCGACTGGAAGTAATGGAAGGAAGAAAAAATGTTATAGAGCAGAAACTTGCGACAATACTTGAAGATATTTACGATGGTAAATACGAACACGCTATTTTAGAATGCGAGATTGTTATCGCAATAGAACCCGACAACATACTCGTATGGAAACGGCTCGGTTCTGCATACTATGCGCTCGGAAAACGGGTAGATGCTAAACTGGCCTGGGAAAAAGCGCTGAAACTTGATCCATCCGATAAAGATATCGCAAAGTTTTACCAGAAAGTAAAATGA
- a CDS encoding FliG C-terminal domain-containing protein, whose translation MKQVKDNVAPDFNRGKVKNLVRFVLSAGICVAYLCSSAFSQKEVKSPIETKIAIETNLESRLKKVLTEITGTEKIVIIVNVELISEKKEKAPAKKEDEMILPGVPIKETLAEKRVESVMMSALGEDTRTLIKKLSVTIILDKSVSSAVVEIVKKVSTGLLGIVPERGDELNIQQMSFQKNVFSWGSLIYPPNIYWIFGILAAVGFTLTVSLFLFGPFQKFAKDLVSAAVSSASSFKEKTAEATAGFSAGAVIPEIAQPAEVKKGLTSEGKEPLFSFISTENLKELIFLIKNETSKNIATVVNYLAPELSSKVLSELAVDKKKEVITLLSKTEEFDATDVEKIERQLRTRIDYLVGGEEKIQQIVNNADEKTQIEIINELKTKNPQLAQKVERQIIRLDILAMLDVAGVQLVIKQVGTAVFSQVIKILPANQQEKIVSVLPSGAATRLKQEMELGKPLTPQRLEIEKKRIIDIVRRLKDRGLI comes from the coding sequence GTGAAACAGGTTAAAGATAATGTAGCCCCCGATTTTAATCGGGGGAAGGTTAAAAATTTGGTAAGGTTTGTTTTATCTGCGGGTATCTGCGTTGCTTATCTGTGTTCATCTGCGTTTTCACAAAAAGAAGTAAAAAGTCCGATTGAGACGAAAATTGCGATTGAGACGAATCTTGAAAGTCGGCTAAAAAAGGTGCTTACCGAGATTACAGGTACCGAAAAGATAGTTATTATCGTCAATGTAGAACTAATCAGCGAGAAAAAAGAGAAAGCACCTGCTAAAAAAGAAGATGAGATGATTTTACCAGGTGTGCCAATCAAAGAAACGCTTGCTGAAAAAAGAGTAGAATCAGTAATGATGTCTGCACTTGGCGAAGACACCCGAACGCTAATAAAGAAACTTTCAGTAACAATCATTCTGGATAAATCTGTCTCATCAGCAGTAGTTGAGATTGTAAAAAAAGTTTCTACAGGGCTTTTAGGTATTGTTCCTGAACGCGGTGATGAACTGAATATTCAGCAGATGAGTTTTCAGAAGAATGTGTTTTCGTGGGGTTCGCTTATTTATCCGCCGAATATCTATTGGATTTTTGGTATTCTTGCAGCAGTCGGTTTTACGCTAACAGTTTCACTATTTCTGTTCGGACCGTTTCAGAAATTTGCAAAAGACCTTGTTTCAGCCGCAGTCAGTTCCGCATCATCATTTAAGGAAAAAACAGCAGAAGCAACCGCTGGTTTTTCCGCCGGCGCTGTAATCCCTGAGATTGCTCAGCCAGCAGAAGTAAAAAAAGGATTAACATCCGAAGGTAAAGAGCCGCTTTTTTCGTTTATCAGCACTGAGAATCTTAAAGAACTTATTTTTCTTATTAAAAATGAGACCTCCAAAAATATAGCGACAGTTGTTAATTATCTTGCGCCAGAATTATCATCAAAAGTTTTGAGTGAACTTGCAGTTGACAAAAAGAAAGAGGTGATAACACTGCTTTCTAAGACGGAAGAGTTTGATGCAACTGATGTTGAAAAAATAGAGCGACAGTTAAGAACAAGGATTGACTATCTGGTTGGTGGCGAAGAGAAGATACAGCAGATTGTGAATAATGCAGACGAAAAAACACAGATAGAAATTATCAATGAACTCAAGACAAAAAACCCGCAACTTGCACAGAAAGTGGAGCGACAAATTATCCGGCTGGATATTCTGGCGATGCTGGATGTTGCAGGGGTTCAACTTGTAATCAAGCAGGTGGGGACTGCTGTATTCAGTCAGGTAATAAAAATACTGCCAGCCAATCAACAAGAAAAAATAGTTTCTGTTTTGCCATCAGGTGCTGCCACCAGGCTGAAACAGGAGATGGAATTAGGAAAACCACTAACACCGCAGCGGCTTGAAATAGAAAAAAAGCGGATTATAGATATTGTTCGTCGGCTGAAAGATAGAGGACTGATATAA
- a CDS encoding MotA/TolQ/ExbB proton channel family protein, which produces MDLMTLCGILVGGGAVYYVMVQGNIVNLLLDINAAILVFGGTFGAALLTYPWKIVKIIPKAITMMIFPPKRIGNDIAIKTIVSLAEKSKREGIEKLQEDIPKLETPFLKEALQMVVDGLETELIKEKLEKELSLIRQRHHQVASIFRSMGAYAPIFGLLGTLIGVVQVLRNLQDAQSMGAAMAIAVTTTFYGIFGANFIFLPIAGKLTIYSEDEITLKELLARGVLSIQKGDVPVVVQTKLEAFLAYKLRGKETEKK; this is translated from the coding sequence ATGGACTTAATGACTTTATGTGGGATACTTGTTGGCGGTGGTGCTGTCTATTATGTTATGGTTCAAGGTAATATCGTTAATCTTCTTTTAGACATCAATGCTGCGATACTTGTATTCGGTGGAACATTTGGTGCGGCATTGCTTACATATCCTTGGAAAATAGTAAAAATTATCCCAAAAGCAATAACAATGATGATTTTTCCGCCTAAAAGAATTGGCAATGATATCGCGATAAAAACGATTGTTTCACTTGCTGAGAAATCAAAACGGGAAGGGATTGAAAAATTACAGGAAGATATTCCAAAATTAGAAACGCCATTTTTAAAAGAGGCACTGCAAATGGTAGTTGATGGTTTAGAAACGGAACTCATCAAAGAAAAACTTGAGAAGGAACTTTCACTAATCCGTCAGCGACACCATCAGGTTGCATCTATTTTTCGTTCAATGGGCGCATATGCACCTATTTTTGGATTGTTAGGCACACTTATCGGCGTTGTTCAGGTTTTACGAAATTTGCAAGATGCACAATCAATGGGTGCGGCGATGGCGATAGCGGTCACCACGACATTTTATGGGATTTTTGGCGCAAATTTTATATTTTTACCGATAGCAGGCAAACTTACAATTTATTCCGAAGATGAAATCACATTAAAAGAACTTTTAGCACGCGGTGTGTTGTCAATCCAGAAAGGTGATGTGCCGGTTGTTGTTCAGACGAAACTTGAAGCGTTTCTGGCGTATAAACTCCGCGGAAAAGAAACCGAAAAAAAGTAG
- the ispE gene encoding 4-(cytidine 5'-diphospho)-2-C-methyl-D-erythritol kinase, giving the protein MKLKANAKINLFLEVLNKRKDGYHNIRTVFQEISLADDIFITEKRETDAKQHAKQTRNNNMIKICCDNPEIPTDKKNLVYKAAMLLKKQFNIKKGVEIKIKKRIPVGAGLGGGSSDAAAVLKGLNRLWELNLTKTQFIKIAKQIGADVPFFVLGGRCFGEGIGDKLTPLKIKKKEWYVMVKPQFDISTKSAYSLLTKSQKISKINKLGNRLEDVIIRHYPEIKKIKEKLIKYGAEFSLMSGSGSGVFGIVRNKKEGNEIKNQLKKDGYTVWLVHTVKAGKRQVKG; this is encoded by the coding sequence ATGAAACTTAAAGCAAACGCAAAAATAAATCTGTTTTTAGAAGTGTTAAATAAACGAAAAGACGGATATCATAATATAAGAACCGTTTTTCAAGAGATTTCATTGGCAGATGATATTTTTATTACAGAAAAACGCGAAACAGACGCGAAACAACACGCGAAACAGACACGAAACAACAATATGATAAAAATTTGCTGTGATAATCCTGAAATCCCGACAGACAAAAAAAATCTTGTGTATAAAGCTGCTATGTTGCTAAAAAAACAATTCAATATAAAAAAAGGTGTTGAGATAAAAATCAAAAAAAGAATCCCTGTTGGAGCAGGTTTAGGTGGTGGCTCGTCGGATGCTGCGGCGGTCTTAAAAGGACTTAACAGATTATGGGAACTTAATCTTACCAAAACTCAATTCATCAAAATTGCGAAACAAATTGGTGCGGATGTGCCGTTTTTTGTTCTTGGTGGTAGATGTTTTGGTGAAGGTATCGGTGATAAATTAACCCCGCTCAAAATCAAAAAAAAAGAATGGTATGTAATGGTTAAACCACAGTTTGATATTTCTACAAAATCTGCGTATTCATTGTTGACAAAATCCCAAAAAATTAGTAAAATTAACAAATTGGGTAATAGATTAGAAGATGTAATAATTCGTCATTATCCTGAAATAAAAAAAATTAAAGAAAAATTGATTAAATACGGTGCGGAATTTTCATTAATGTCCGGTAGTGGTAGTGGTGTTTTTGGTATTGTAAGAAATAAGAAGGAAGGCAACGAAATAAAAAATCAGCTAAAAAAAGACGGCTATACCGTCTGGCTGGTTCACACGGTAAAGGCAGGTAAAAGGCAAGTTAAAGGTTAA
- a CDS encoding flagellar motor protein MotB — MADRRETDSQEGNIWTTVYSDMVTNLMLFFLMLYGLTRMSADMRADITKGLEKKFRGATSAEFRAEKVVKKFTEEETATKVSELVQNEKLEYTSVEVTEKQIKIILNSPVLFNPGSAELPAATKIAMKDVARIIKPVPNTIIIEGHTDNRPITRGQYATNWELSVARAYSVIEFFSVVFGIPESRFVAAGYGEFKSVASNETEEGRARNRRIEIVMVR, encoded by the coding sequence ATGGCTGACCGACGAGAAACCGATTCACAGGAAGGCAATATCTGGACAACGGTATATTCAGATATGGTTACAAACCTGATGCTGTTCTTCCTGATGCTGTACGGTTTAACCCGAATGTCAGCGGATATGCGGGCTGATATTACAAAAGGGCTTGAAAAAAAGTTTCGGGGTGCTACATCAGCCGAATTCCGTGCTGAAAAAGTAGTAAAAAAATTTACCGAAGAAGAAACCGCAACAAAAGTTAGCGAACTTGTTCAAAACGAAAAGTTGGAATATACATCAGTAGAAGTTACCGAAAAACAAATCAAAATCATACTTAACTCGCCTGTCCTTTTTAATCCCGGTAGTGCCGAACTGCCTGCTGCAACAAAAATCGCAATGAAGGATGTTGCAAGAATTATCAAGCCTGTACCCAACACTATAATTATAGAAGGACATACCGACAACAGACCGATTACCAGAGGACAGTATGCAACCAACTGGGAACTGTCTGTTGCAAGAGCTTACAGTGTTATAGAATTCTTCTCGGTAGTATTTGGGATACCTGAAAGTAGATTTGTTGCTGCTGGCTATGGAGAATTTAAGTCAGTTGCATCAAACGAGACCGAAGAAGGCAGGGCGCGAAACAGACGGATAGAAATCGTGATGGTGCGGTAA
- a CDS encoding TolC family protein has product MSQCLEIAMKQNPQIKIAEQKSISAKAKKREAFAGYLPYISGSLSYIKRNETEGASGLSMLTTTSPTFRFFLADEMYDFKLSLTQPIFMWGKIYQSNRQASLNYKYTNEEYRKTKQEIIYKTKEAFYKYILAQQIVSISKEALDVTESHLKSTEKFYNEGRASAYDVSRAKVQVANSKTNLIRAENGLELTKQSLINILNIKGDVNFTGELEYNLPGKAEYKLDELINEALTNRPELKQTNIQKDISKSVVKLVSAGNKPSIAITASADWQNTEFETNNWYNTWTAIAVLSMPLFDGFSTYQKTKQAKSQLLQVELLTESLEEGIKLEVRAAYLSYKQAKDSIEANNENVQTAKENLETAQKRFQLGLMSDIEVRDAQLALTQAETNYIQALYDYNLAIAAIEKAVGRGRE; this is encoded by the coding sequence TTGAGTCAATGTCTTGAAATTGCGATGAAACAAAACCCGCAGATAAAAATTGCCGAGCAGAAATCTATCTCTGCAAAAGCAAAAAAAAGAGAAGCATTCGCAGGTTATCTGCCTTACATATCAGGAAGTTTAAGTTATATTAAAAGAAACGAAACAGAAGGTGCGTCTGGACTTTCTATGCTTACAACAACATCGCCTACATTCAGGTTTTTTCTTGCAGATGAGATGTATGACTTCAAACTTTCTTTAACCCAGCCGATTTTTATGTGGGGCAAAATTTATCAATCAAACCGCCAGGCATCATTGAATTACAAATACACCAATGAAGAATACCGTAAAACAAAACAGGAAATTATTTACAAAACCAAAGAAGCATTTTACAAATACATACTTGCCCAACAGATTGTTTCTATTTCAAAAGAAGCGTTAGATGTAACAGAGTCGCATCTTAAATCAACAGAAAAGTTTTATAATGAAGGCAGAGCATCCGCATACGATGTTTCAAGAGCAAAAGTACAGGTTGCAAATTCAAAAACCAATCTCATTCGTGCCGAAAACGGATTAGAACTCACAAAGCAATCACTTATAAATATTCTTAATATAAAAGGAGATGTCAATTTCACCGGCGAGTTGGAATACAATCTACCCGGGAAAGCAGAATACAAACTTGATGAACTAATAAATGAAGCACTCACAAATAGACCTGAATTAAAACAAACAAATATACAGAAAGATATTTCTAAATCAGTTGTGAAATTAGTTTCTGCTGGTAACAAGCCCAGCATAGCAATTACCGCATCTGCCGACTGGCAGAATACCGAATTTGAGACAAACAACTGGTATAACACATGGACAGCAATAGCTGTTTTATCTATGCCGTTATTTGACGGGTTTTCAACATATCAGAAAACAAAACAAGCGAAATCACAACTTCTACAGGTTGAATTATTGACGGAATCGCTTGAAGAGGGAATAAAATTAGAAGTTCGTGCTGCTTATTTATCCTACAAACAGGCAAAAGACTCAATTGAAGCAAACAACGAAAATGTTCAAACGGCAAAAGAAAACTTAGAAACAGCACAGAAAAGATTTCAACTCGGTCTTATGTCTGATATTGAAGTAAGAGATGCACAACTTGCTTTAACTCAGGCAGAGACAAATTATATCCAAGCATTATACGATTACAACTTAGCAATTGCAGCAATAGAAAAAGCAGTTGGGAGGGGGAGGGAATAG
- a CDS encoding OmpA family protein: protein MDEFDKDYFEEKDADIISAIEGELGMQEKSLPEEEKTEPHLREHFISEGAWVIPYANLMTILMIFFMILYAYSVLYSGGARYEKMMAAVQKGVGGSAEQLKRIEILEKEANAGTQIEDFIKEKNLSEYAKVETNAQRIKISLANPILFDSGSAELKNAALPALKEIAQLISSMGNPIIVEGHTDNVPISSKKYRSNFELSAARAFSVINYFINTEKIVPERFSTFGYGEYKPVAPNDTEENKAKNRRIEINIIRKS from the coding sequence ATGGACGAGTTTGACAAAGATTATTTTGAAGAAAAAGATGCGGATATAATTTCTGCGATTGAAGGCGAGTTAGGAATGCAGGAAAAATCTTTACCAGAAGAAGAAAAAACCGAGCCTCACCTTCGTGAACATTTTATTTCTGAAGGTGCTTGGGTAATACCATATGCGAATCTTATGACTATCCTGATGATTTTCTTTATGATACTTTATGCCTATTCAGTTTTATACAGTGGTGGTGCCCGCTACGAAAAAATGATGGCAGCGGTTCAGAAAGGTGTTGGTGGTAGTGCCGAACAATTAAAAAGAATAGAAATACTTGAAAAAGAGGCAAATGCCGGAACACAGATAGAAGATTTTATCAAAGAGAAGAATCTATCTGAATACGCAAAAGTTGAAACAAACGCACAGCGGATAAAAATCTCGCTTGCCAATCCGATACTGTTTGATAGTGGCTCTGCAGAACTCAAAAATGCCGCGCTACCTGCATTAAAAGAAATCGCACAACTTATCAGTTCAATGGGAAACCCGATTATCGTTGAAGGACATACTGATAATGTTCCGATTTCATCAAAAAAATACCGGTCTAACTTTGAACTTTCTGCCGCAAGAGCATTCAGTGTAATCAATTATTTTATCAATACCGAAAAAATAGTGCCCGAAAGATTCTCTACATTCGGCTACGGTGAATATAAACCTGTTGCACCAAACGATACCGAAGAAAATAAGGCAAAAAACAGACGAATTGAAATAAACATAATAAGAAAAAGTTAA
- a CDS encoding efflux RND transporter periplasmic adaptor subunit, with amino-acid sequence MLLKKRLLLFISVYSVISLVVGCKKIGQKNKHTEQEQKPVVETTTVKIGDIEETISLTGDIYGNKEVKVYAKVSGKLSQKIKTEGDYIKKDEVIALIDRDEEAFKFAEAEVKSPIDGVVMKYFVDLGESVFPAQPMPRDPVLSIADIDKVKIEVYISEKDIPKVKKSQSARIYTDAYPDEIFLGYVSEVSPSVSPVSRKLKIEIAVNNQAHKLKPGMFVQVEVITVVHSKVVVVPKKAVIVRDGKNVVFKVENGFAKMTSVVTGIASDEKIEITKNISAGDTIIIVGNYGLIDGTKVEEK; translated from the coding sequence ATGTTACTTAAAAAAAGATTGCTGTTGTTTATATCTGTTTACAGTGTAATCAGTTTAGTTGTTGGTTGTAAGAAAATTGGTCAAAAAAATAAGCATACTGAACAAGAACAAAAACCAGTAGTTGAAACAACCACCGTTAAAATCGGTGATATTGAAGAGACAATTTCGCTTACTGGTGATATTTATGGTAATAAAGAAGTCAAAGTATATGCTAAAGTATCAGGTAAATTAAGCCAGAAGATAAAAACCGAAGGTGACTATATTAAAAAAGATGAAGTTATAGCATTGATTGACCGTGATGAAGAAGCGTTCAAATTCGCAGAAGCAGAAGTGAAATCGCCGATAGATGGTGTTGTTATGAAGTATTTTGTTGATTTAGGTGAATCAGTATTTCCTGCACAACCGATGCCACGAGACCCTGTATTAAGTATCGCTGATATTGATAAAGTAAAAATAGAAGTATATATAAGCGAAAAGGATATACCAAAGGTAAAAAAAAGTCAATCGGCAAGAATATATACGGATGCATATCCAGATGAAATTTTTTTAGGTTATGTTTCAGAAGTAAGCCCGTCTGTTAGTCCGGTAAGTAGAAAATTGAAAATAGAAATCGCGGTTAATAATCAAGCCCATAAACTCAAACCTGGTATGTTTGTACAGGTAGAGGTTATAACTGTTGTTCATTCAAAAGTTGTAGTAGTACCAAAAAAAGCGGTTATTGTGCGAGATGGTAAGAATGTGGTATTCAAAGTAGAAAATGGTTTTGCAAAAATGACTTCTGTAGTAACAGGTATCGCAAGTGATGAAAAAATAGAGATAACGAAAAATATTTCAGCAGGTGATACAATAATTATTGTCGGTAATTACGGGCTAATTGATGGCACAAAAGTAGAAGAAAAATGA
- a CDS encoding aldehyde ferredoxin oxidoreductase family protein, producing MFKGGYAGQLLYVDLTKGKIEKKPLPWNLVEKYIGGSGFASKMLYDMIPKGIDPLSKKNVLFFSVGPLTGTMFPQASRYTVAAKNPLTDGWGEAHSGGFWGPELKLAGYDGIIISGKSKKPVYIYVEDERCEIREAKNLWGRKTYEAMDEIKKIHNDEQIESVAIGPAGENLCRQSAIITRNGRVAARSAMGCVMGSKKLKLIAVRGTGSINITKPEKYLNCVKKWYDKVLAHPYTEGRVKYGTTELVDLMQSIGRLPTRNFQSGVFSEADKIKCDEYRKYLLRPRADYACIQRCGRFICVSSGKYNTTGKGPEYECLDALGPRCGNSDLESIMFIHHLCDEYGMDSIETGGTISWAMECYEKGILTKKDTDGLELNWGEPDVIAELTERIANRQGKFGNLLAEGSYRAAQKIGKGAEKYVMHVKGQEMASQEPRAQKSMGLADVTAARGADHLYAFPVLDEGTIFDKEIKQWYGTKFLPEIGIRLSEKNKGYMVFHNENYSVVIESLGICKYGTMVPPALYYEDIIEAMDITMGWKITEKELKKIGERIVNINRLFNIREGMSRKDDTLPERLLKEPAPEGLPKGNVVKLDEMLDQYYQYRGWDKKTGKPTEKKLKELDLI from the coding sequence ATGTTCAAAGGCGGATATGCCGGGCAGTTGTTATATGTTGATTTAACAAAAGGAAAAATTGAGAAAAAACCGCTTCCGTGGAATTTGGTAGAAAAGTATATAGGCGGCTCAGGGTTTGCTTCAAAAATGCTTTACGATATGATTCCTAAAGGTATTGACCCGCTTTCTAAAAAAAATGTTTTATTTTTTTCAGTTGGACCTTTAACAGGAACAATGTTTCCACAAGCTTCAAGATATACAGTTGCTGCGAAAAATCCGTTAACTGATGGTTGGGGTGAAGCACATTCCGGCGGCTTCTGGGGTCCTGAATTAAAACTTGCCGGTTATGACGGAATAATTATTAGTGGTAAATCCAAAAAGCCAGTTTATATCTATGTAGAAGATGAGAGATGTGAGATACGAGAAGCGAAGAATCTATGGGGTAGAAAAACATACGAAGCAATGGATGAAATAAAAAAGATACATAATGATGAACAAATAGAATCCGTTGCAATAGGTCCTGCGGGCGAAAATCTTTGTCGGCAATCAGCAATAATCACAAGGAATGGTCGTGTCGCTGCCAGAAGTGCGATGGGCTGTGTGATGGGTTCAAAAAAACTGAAACTGATTGCCGTTCGTGGTACAGGCAGTATAAATATCACAAAGCCGGAAAAATATCTCAACTGTGTAAAAAAATGGTATGATAAAGTGCTTGCTCATCCCTATACTGAAGGCAGAGTAAAATACGGGACAACAGAACTGGTTGATTTGATGCAGTCAATAGGCCGATTACCAACGAGAAATTTCCAGAGTGGCGTTTTTTCAGAAGCGGATAAAATTAAATGTGATGAATACAGAAAATATCTTTTAAGACCCCGGGCTGACTATGCCTGTATCCAGCGATGCGGCAGATTTATCTGTGTCTCATCAGGTAAATACAATACCACAGGTAAAGGTCCTGAATACGAATGCCTTGATGCACTCGGTCCACGGTGTGGTAATTCCGATTTAGAATCAATAATGTTCATCCATCATCTTTGTGATGAGTACGGAATGGATTCAATTGAGACAGGTGGCACAATCTCGTGGGCAATGGAATGTTATGAAAAAGGGATTTTAACAAAAAAAGATACTGACGGATTAGAACTAAACTGGGGTGAGCCAGATGTAATTGCGGAACTGACTGAAAGAATTGCCAATCGCCAAGGCAAGTTCGGGAATCTTTTAGCCGAAGGCTCTTATCGTGCTGCCCAAAAAATCGGTAAAGGCGCTGAAAAATATGTGATGCATGTAAAAGGGCAGGAAATGGCTTCGCAGGAACCGAGAGCACAGAAATCAATGGGGCTTGCAGATGTGACTGCTGCACGGGGCGCTGACCATTTATATGCGTTTCCTGTTTTAGACGAAGGCACGATTTTTGATAAAGAAATTAAACAGTGGTATGGGACAAAGTTTCTGCCTGAAATAGGCATTCGGCTCTCTGAAAAAAACAAAGGCTATATGGTTTTCCATAATGAAAATTATTCTGTTGTGATTGAATCATTAGGCATTTGCAAATATGGCACGATGGTTCCGCCGGCACTTTACTACGAAGATATAATTGAGGCGATGGATATAACGATGGGTTGGAAAATTACAGAAAAAGAACTGAAAAAAATTGGTGAACGCATAGTAAATATCAACCGCCTGTTTAATATCCGTGAAGGCATGTCAAGAAAAGATGATACACTACCTGAACGGCTCTTAAAAGAACCTGCGCCTGAAGGACTTCCGAAAGGCAATGTTGTAAAACTTGACGAGATGCTTGACCAGTATTATCAGTACCGCGGATGGGACAAAAAAACTGGCAAGCCTACAGAAAAAAAATTGAAGGAATTAGATTTAATATAG
- a CDS encoding TetR/AcrR family transcriptional regulator codes for MAKIRGWNPEIKRQKILSAAVQVLNQKEYYKCPIDEIAKNAGVAKGTVYLYFKDKDDLYFSVLVNLIDKTIDIAENVQKNNLSAKRQLFLLLQRISDFIGTYRYLFLSIRQEAKPPLKGKLHDRFHKKIGELIKVISAIIERGIKTKELKSYPCIAVAMVFLSLTSIIAHQKIEIEKHKVQKIDISPEFLFKVFMEGIRK; via the coding sequence ATGGCAAAAATAAGGGGCTGGAATCCGGAAATAAAAAGACAGAAAATTTTAAGTGCTGCGGTTCAGGTATTAAATCAAAAAGAGTATTACAAATGTCCGATTGATGAAATTGCAAAAAACGCCGGTGTTGCCAAGGGTACCGTTTATCTTTATTTTAAGGATAAAGATGACCTGTATTTTTCTGTGCTTGTAAACTTGATTGATAAAACAATAGATATCGCCGAAAATGTTCAAAAAAATAATTTGTCAGCAAAAAGACAGTTATTTCTTTTGCTTCAAAGAATTTCTGATTTCATTGGTACCTACAGATATCTTTTTCTGTCCATTCGTCAGGAAGCAAAACCTCCGCTAAAAGGAAAATTACATGACCGGTTTCATAAAAAAATCGGCGAACTGATAAAAGTTATATCTGCAATTATTGAAAGAGGTATAAAAACCAAAGAATTAAAATCATATCCCTGCATCGCAGTTGCTATGGTTTTTCTTTCATTAACTTCTATTATCGCACATCAAAAAATAGAGATTGAAAAACATAAAGTCCAGAAAATAGATATTTCGCCTGAATTTTTATTTAAAGTTTTTATGGAAGGAATTAGAAAATGA